A genomic region of Streptosporangium lutulentum contains the following coding sequences:
- a CDS encoding AraC family transcriptional regulator, which yields MDVIGDLLDGVRARGGVFCRPPASPPWSLRFVAPAPLSLATMVHGEAWVVPATGEARLLRPGDVALVRGERAFVVADSPGTPPQTVVYGEEHAGEFGELGGDACVRAGGGCLVTGAYRLGGDLSGRLLAVLPEVLVVPDGEVGLGPALELVRAEVTGSAPGRQVVLDRLLDVLLVVALRAWFARDEADAPRWYVALSDPLIGRALRMIHAAPAAGWTVAALAEAVGMSRAAFARRFTALVEQPPLAYVTEWRMALAADLLARPETTVAAAARQVGYADAFGFSAAFKRVRGVSPSTVRLPG from the coding sequence GTGGACGTGATCGGTGATCTGCTGGACGGGGTGCGGGCGCGCGGCGGGGTGTTCTGCAGGCCGCCGGCCTCTCCCCCGTGGTCGCTGCGGTTCGTGGCACCGGCTCCGTTGTCGCTGGCGACGATGGTTCACGGTGAGGCGTGGGTGGTGCCGGCCACCGGTGAGGCGCGGCTGCTGCGGCCGGGTGATGTGGCGCTGGTGCGCGGTGAGAGGGCGTTCGTGGTCGCCGACTCGCCGGGTACTCCCCCGCAGACGGTCGTTTATGGCGAGGAGCACGCGGGTGAGTTCGGCGAGCTGGGTGGGGACGCCTGCGTGCGGGCCGGCGGCGGGTGTCTGGTGACGGGTGCCTACCGGCTGGGGGGTGATCTGTCCGGGCGGCTGCTGGCCGTACTGCCGGAGGTGCTCGTGGTGCCGGACGGTGAGGTGGGGCTGGGGCCGGCGTTGGAGTTGGTGCGCGCGGAGGTGACCGGTTCGGCTCCGGGGCGGCAGGTGGTGCTGGATCGGTTGCTGGATGTGCTGCTGGTGGTGGCGTTGCGGGCGTGGTTCGCCCGGGATGAGGCCGATGCGCCCAGGTGGTATGTGGCGTTGAGTGATCCGCTGATCGGCCGGGCGCTGCGGATGATCCATGCGGCTCCGGCGGCGGGGTGGACGGTGGCCGCGCTGGCCGAGGCGGTGGGGATGTCGCGGGCGGCCTTCGCCCGCAGGTTCACCGCGCTGGTGGAGCAGCCTCCGCTGGCGTATGTGACCGAGTGGCGGATGGCGTTGGCGGCGGATCTGCTGGCGCGGCCGGAGACGACGGTGGCGGCGGCGGCTCGTCAGGTGGGTTATGCGGACGCGTTCGGTTTCAGCGCGGCGTTCAAGCGGGTGCGCGGGGTGAGCCCGAGTACGGTGCGGCTGCCCGGATGA